One window from the genome of Acuticoccus sp. I52.16.1 encodes:
- a CDS encoding HlyC/CorC family transporter — translation MIDWNLWLTVGAIAVLLAMSAFFSGSETALTAASRARLLQYEKQGSRRAGTAAKLMEMRERLIGALLVGNNLVNILSSALATQALLRIFGDTAIVYATIIMTTLVLVFSEVLPKTLAILRPEGFALAVAPVVRVIVILFAPVTSLVNHIVALILRMFGVHADAATVNSAREEIRGAVDLQHAEGGLHKSDRDRLGAILDLAELDVSDVMVHRTRMRMLDAALPPAELVAEAAGSPHTRLPLFEGETDNIVGILHAKDLLRAVQSLGGDMERLNVRAIAKPPWFVPESTMLHDQLNAFLKRKAHFALVVDEYGEVMGLVTLEDIIEEIVGEIEDEYDNEVEGLRVEPDGTVLVDGSVSIRDLNRALDWELPDDEATTAAGLVIHEAQMIPDVGQAFTFHGVRFEVAERERNRITLLKLNQQDAE, via the coding sequence GAACCTCTGGCTGACCGTGGGCGCGATTGCGGTGCTGCTCGCGATGTCGGCGTTCTTCTCCGGCTCGGAGACGGCGCTGACGGCCGCCTCGCGCGCGCGGCTGTTGCAATATGAGAAGCAGGGCTCGCGTCGGGCCGGCACCGCCGCCAAGCTCATGGAGATGCGCGAGCGGCTGATCGGGGCGCTGCTGGTCGGCAACAACCTCGTCAACATCCTCTCCTCGGCGCTCGCCACGCAGGCGCTCCTGCGCATCTTCGGCGATACCGCGATCGTCTACGCGACCATCATCATGACGACGCTGGTGCTCGTCTTCTCCGAGGTGCTGCCCAAGACCCTGGCGATCCTGCGGCCGGAGGGCTTCGCGCTGGCGGTGGCGCCGGTGGTGCGGGTGATCGTGATCCTGTTCGCGCCGGTCACCAGCCTTGTCAATCACATCGTGGCGCTGATCCTACGCATGTTCGGCGTGCATGCGGACGCGGCGACGGTGAACTCCGCGCGCGAGGAGATCCGCGGCGCGGTGGACCTGCAGCACGCCGAAGGCGGCCTCCACAAGTCCGATCGCGACCGCCTGGGCGCGATCCTCGACCTCGCCGAGCTCGACGTGTCGGACGTCATGGTCCACCGCACGCGCATGCGCATGCTGGACGCCGCCCTCCCCCCGGCCGAACTCGTCGCCGAGGCCGCCGGCTCGCCCCACACCCGCCTGCCGCTGTTCGAGGGCGAGACCGACAACATCGTCGGCATCCTCCACGCCAAGGACCTTCTGCGCGCGGTGCAGTCGCTGGGCGGGGACATGGAGCGGCTGAACGTGCGGGCGATCGCCAAGCCGCCGTGGTTCGTGCCCGAATCGACCATGCTGCACGACCAGCTCAACGCCTTCCTGAAGCGCAAGGCCCACTTCGCGCTGGTGGTCGACGAGTATGGCGAGGTGATGGGCCTCGTGACCCTCGAGGACATCATCGAGGAGATCGTCGGCGAGATCGAGGACGAGTACGACAACGAGGTCGAGGGCCTGCGCGTGGAGCCGGACGGGACGGTGCTGGTCGACGGCTCGGTGTCGATCCGCGACCTCAATCGCGCGCTCGACTGGGAGCTGCCGGACGACGAGGCGACGACCGCCGCCGGCCTCGTCATCCACGAGGCGCAGATGATCCCGGACGTCGGCCAGGCGTTCACCTTCCACGGCGTGCGCTTCGAGGTGGCCGAGCGCGAGCGCAACCGCATCACGCTCTTGAAGCTGAACCAGCAGGACGCCGAGTAG